A genomic stretch from Bordetella sp. N includes:
- the virB5 gene encoding P-type DNA transfer protein VirB5, giving the protein MKKLSASCILAVGIAASSAAFAQIPVTDGASIAKSVENQIETMAKWKMQYDQMVSQIDQMKQQYAAVTGARGMGELFNNPQLRDYLPQDWQGVYDSVKSGGYAGLSGRAESIYDNNKVYDACTGFASNEQRTNCEAQAVKGAQDKAFALDAYDAAKNRLSQIDQLMRQINQTQDPKAIAELQGRIAAEQAMIQNEQTKLQMYQMVAAAEDRLQEQRQREINAKVLANREYTKHQPFNLLDK; this is encoded by the coding sequence ATGAAGAAACTATCAGCCTCTTGCATTCTGGCCGTCGGCATTGCCGCGTCGTCGGCCGCCTTCGCACAAATCCCCGTAACAGATGGCGCTTCCATCGCCAAGAGCGTGGAAAACCAGATCGAAACAATGGCGAAGTGGAAGATGCAGTACGACCAGATGGTCAGCCAGATCGACCAGATGAAACAGCAATACGCTGCGGTCACTGGTGCCCGCGGCATGGGCGAACTGTTCAACAACCCGCAACTACGGGACTACCTGCCGCAAGACTGGCAAGGCGTCTATGACAGCGTGAAATCAGGCGGCTATGCCGGCCTGAGTGGGCGCGCAGAATCCATCTACGACAACAACAAGGTGTATGACGCCTGCACCGGCTTCGCCTCGAACGAGCAGCGCACCAACTGCGAAGCGCAGGCCGTCAAGGGCGCGCAAGACAAAGCCTTTGCGCTCGACGCCTACGACGCGGCGAAAAACCGCCTCAGCCAAATCGACCAGTTGATGAGGCAGATCAATCAGACCCAGGACCCGAAAGCCATTGCTGAGCTGCAAGGCCGCATCGCCGCCGAGCAGGCCATGATTCAGAACGAGCAGACCAAGCTACAGATGTACCAGATGGTTGCGGCAGCGGAAGACCGGTTGCAGGAACAGCGCCAGCGTGAAATCAACGCGAAGGTGCTGGCGAATCGTGAATACACGAAGCATCAGCCTTTCAATCTGCTGGATAAGTAA
- a CDS encoding relaxase/mobilization nuclease domain-containing protein: MSLVIDGILKDWGERIYTKPVTSQGVKRTVTRSRTSPPSTPLLLTGSARVRDKLMLTTRKAPEVMVKISGGGKGIAQVKAHLDYISRNGLVALENEDGEIILGREAVQDVRDEWKSGQYGLPDNGSRRETFNIVLSMPPGTDRRAVNDAIRAFAKTEFGANHAYVFAIHDDEAHPHGHLCVKALGLDGSRLNPRKADLQRWRERFAEALRQQGIEANATPRRARSNTHATVKQATRHAAKRGKSTKAAEREQRKLSCVSRAIRNGYGYIAKALAAGDIEDQSLALEIVRLLDPSQDWTLQAPQRSQRSTEVTKDAQQLERTNHPGQGDLSR; this comes from the coding sequence ATGAGTCTGGTCATTGATGGAATTTTGAAGGACTGGGGCGAACGCATCTATACCAAGCCCGTCACCAGCCAAGGCGTAAAGCGCACGGTGACGCGATCACGCACTTCGCCACCCTCTACGCCTCTGCTGCTGACTGGCAGCGCTCGGGTCCGTGACAAGTTGATGCTGACCACTCGCAAAGCGCCCGAAGTCATGGTGAAGATCTCCGGCGGCGGCAAAGGCATCGCGCAGGTGAAAGCGCACCTCGACTACATATCGCGCAACGGCCTGGTAGCGTTGGAGAACGAAGACGGTGAAATCATCCTTGGCCGTGAGGCAGTGCAGGACGTGCGCGACGAATGGAAAAGCGGCCAGTACGGGTTGCCTGATAACGGCTCGCGCCGCGAAACGTTCAATATCGTGCTGTCCATGCCGCCCGGCACCGACCGACGCGCAGTCAATGACGCTATCCGTGCATTCGCGAAAACGGAATTCGGCGCCAACCACGCGTATGTCTTCGCCATCCATGACGATGAAGCCCATCCCCATGGCCACCTTTGCGTTAAGGCGCTCGGTCTCGACGGCAGCCGGCTCAATCCACGAAAAGCGGACCTGCAACGCTGGAGGGAGCGCTTCGCCGAGGCACTGCGTCAACAAGGCATCGAGGCCAATGCCACACCTCGTAGGGCACGGTCTAACACGCATGCGACGGTCAAGCAGGCGACGCGACATGCCGCCAAGCGCGGCAAGAGCACTAAAGCGGCCGAGCGGGAACAACGCAAGCTTTCCTGCGTTTCACGTGCCATCAGGAATGGCTACGGGTACATTGCGAAAGCCTTGGCTGCTGGTGACATCGAGGACCAATCGCTCGCCCTGGAAATTGTCCGGCTCCTTGATCCCTCGCAGGACTGGACGTTACAGGCCCCACAGCGTAGTCAGCGCAGCACGGAAGTGACCAAGGACGCCCAGCAACTGGAGAGAACCAACCACCCAGGCCAAGGCGACCTGAGCCGTTGA
- the mobC gene encoding plasmid mobilization relaxosome protein MobC, which produces MTRKTTLSIRLDGDLKRRWQALCLRQGSKPSDGLRQIIVRLLNGSATDTSPTPSTHEQPDTSRRRLELRLTETEYARIEALALQQGMSANRWVIHLIRANLSGEPQFGMTELRTLGESNSRLLAIGRNLNQIARHMNAGRALETVVTAERIDTLTRHIKTHTARVADIMRANIDRWRLE; this is translated from the coding sequence ATGACGCGCAAGACCACACTCAGCATCCGCCTGGATGGTGATCTGAAGCGGCGCTGGCAGGCACTTTGTCTTCGACAAGGCAGTAAGCCCAGCGACGGCCTGCGGCAGATCATTGTCCGCCTTCTCAACGGTTCGGCAACGGACACTTCGCCCACTCCATCAACACATGAGCAGCCCGATACTTCGCGTCGCCGCTTGGAACTCCGTCTGACTGAGACGGAATATGCCCGTATCGAAGCACTGGCCTTGCAGCAGGGCATGTCCGCCAATCGCTGGGTCATCCACCTGATACGGGCCAATCTCAGCGGGGAACCACAGTTCGGCATGACAGAGCTACGGACGCTGGGCGAATCGAATTCACGGCTGCTGGCCATCGGCCGCAACCTGAACCAGATCGCCCGGCATATGAACGCAGGACGCGCGCTGGAGACGGTGGTAACCGCTGAGCGTATCGACACACTGACCCGTCATATCAAAACCCACACCGCGCGGGTGGCAGACATCATGCGCGCCAACATTGACCGCTGGAGGCTGGAATGA
- a CDS encoding metallophosphoesterase: protein MTPGNVRVRRFQLNANGRDFAVGDIHGHFGRLEVALAAVKFSPEKDRLFSVGDLVDRGPESADVLKWLKRPWFHAICGNHDLMTWRRVMGNPIPDVDHRAHGGGWLDACVGDVRERIAACLSALPLAIEVETPSGVVGMVHADFPYDDWHAIHGATFSPEDEDACLWSVDRYRMQYSQPVRNVRAVVHGHMTLRNPAQLGNVYYIDTGGWQDAGRFTLLDLHTLKSWPLPEVFEIAQ from the coding sequence ATGACGCCCGGTAATGTCCGAGTCCGGCGCTTTCAATTGAATGCCAACGGCCGTGATTTTGCGGTGGGTGACATCCATGGTCATTTTGGTCGGCTTGAGGTCGCGCTGGCTGCCGTAAAGTTCTCGCCAGAAAAGGACCGATTGTTTTCCGTGGGGGACCTTGTGGACCGAGGTCCTGAGTCAGCCGATGTTCTGAAATGGTTGAAGCGCCCGTGGTTTCACGCGATCTGTGGGAATCACGACCTGATGACGTGGCGACGGGTGATGGGCAATCCGATTCCGGACGTTGATCATCGTGCCCACGGCGGCGGATGGTTGGATGCCTGTGTTGGCGATGTTCGTGAACGCATTGCGGCCTGCTTGAGTGCCTTGCCGCTGGCTATCGAGGTGGAAACGCCGAGTGGTGTAGTGGGTATGGTTCACGCCGACTTTCCCTATGACGATTGGCATGCAATTCATGGCGCTACTTTTAGCCCGGAGGATGAAGATGCCTGTCTATGGTCCGTCGACCGCTATCGAATGCAGTATTCCCAGCCTGTCCGCAATGTACGTGCGGTGGTCCATGGACATATGACCCTGCGCAACCCTGCGCAGCTTGGCAACGTTTACTACATCGACACAGGTGGATGGCAGGATGCGGGGAGGTTTACGTTGCTGGACTTGCATACGCTTAAGTCGTGGCCGCTGCCTGAAGTTTTCGAGATTGCGCAGTAG
- a CDS encoding site-specific integrase codes for MATIVKTSSGTWKALIRKTGWPATAKTFRTKRDAEDWARRTEDEMVRGVYIQRAPAERMTVEAALTRYLKEVTPTKRASTQAGEHKKAQVIIRHLGKYSLAALNAEIVAQFRDMRLAGDPDKHGKLRPRSNNTVRLELALLGHLFTVAIKEWGIGLPFNPVSNIRRPAPGSGRNRRLTPEEQNRLLRAVDRHSNPMFGWIVRIAVQTGMRLSEIATLRMRQVDIERRVVRLEHTKNSSPRTVPLTAEATRVFTEALANPLRPAETELVFFGEPGRDGIRRPYLFDKAWTDAKRAAGLEDFRFHDLRHEAVSRFVEAGLSDQEVSAISGHKSMQMLKRYTHLRAEDLVQKLDRLARRAPPTSKQRSEADSQTENNA; via the coding sequence ATGGCTACGATCGTTAAGACTTCCTCGGGCACTTGGAAAGCCCTCATCCGCAAGACAGGCTGGCCGGCCACGGCCAAGACGTTCCGCACCAAGCGGGATGCCGAAGACTGGGCGCGCCGTACCGAAGACGAAATGGTACGCGGCGTATATATCCAGCGCGCACCCGCCGAGCGCATGACCGTCGAAGCGGCGCTGACCCGCTACCTCAAGGAAGTCACGCCCACCAAGCGAGCCTCGACCCAAGCCGGCGAACACAAGAAAGCGCAAGTCATCATCCGGCACCTTGGCAAATATTCACTGGCCGCTCTGAACGCCGAGATTGTGGCGCAGTTCCGTGACATGCGACTGGCCGGCGACCCGGACAAGCATGGCAAGCTACGGCCTCGCAGTAACAACACGGTACGCTTGGAACTGGCACTGCTGGGCCACCTGTTCACCGTCGCGATCAAAGAATGGGGCATCGGCCTGCCCTTCAATCCCGTGTCCAACATTCGCCGCCCTGCCCCCGGCTCGGGTCGCAACCGGCGATTGACTCCCGAAGAGCAGAACCGTCTGCTGCGAGCCGTCGATAGGCATTCGAACCCGATGTTCGGCTGGATCGTCCGCATTGCCGTCCAGACCGGTATGCGGCTGTCCGAGATTGCGACGCTGCGTATGCGGCAAGTGGACATCGAGCGGCGCGTCGTGCGGCTAGAGCACACCAAGAACTCTTCGCCCCGCACCGTCCCGCTGACTGCCGAGGCAACGCGCGTGTTCACCGAGGCACTTGCCAACCCCTTGCGCCCGGCCGAAACCGAACTGGTGTTCTTCGGTGAACCCGGCCGGGATGGCATACGACGCCCCTACCTGTTCGACAAAGCATGGACCGATGCCAAGCGAGCAGCGGGCCTTGAAGACTTCCGCTTTCACGACCTGCGACACGAGGCTGTCAGCCGGTTCGTGGAAGCTGGCTTGAGCGATCAGGAGGTGTCGGCCATCAGCGGCCACAAGTCGATGCAGATGCTCAAGCGCTATACGCACCTGCGGGCCGAAGACCTGGTGCAGAAGCTGGACCGCCTCGCGCGTCGCGCGCCGCCCACTTCTAAACAACGGAGTGAGGCCGACTCCCAAACAGAGAACAACGCATAA
- a CDS encoding GNAT family N-acetyltransferase: MSSNGSGVESGAVGIDVRRYRPADKQGVIDTILPIQREEFGIPITAEDQPDLATIEAFYQTGKGDFWVAVTGQDGSPTAEGRVVGTIALKDIGDREAALRKMFVAAPYRGRDLGVAARLLAALLAAGRQRGLRRIFLGTTAKFLAAHRFYEKHGFTEVTPDALPASFPRMVVDTKFYVIELG; the protein is encoded by the coding sequence TTGAGCAGCAATGGCAGCGGTGTTGAATCGGGGGCGGTGGGTATCGACGTGCGGCGTTATCGCCCGGCTGACAAGCAGGGGGTGATCGACACCATTCTGCCGATTCAGCGCGAGGAGTTCGGCATTCCGATTACTGCGGAGGACCAGCCAGACCTGGCCACCATCGAAGCGTTTTACCAGACTGGCAAGGGTGATTTCTGGGTGGCGGTGACGGGGCAGGACGGGTCTCCCACTGCCGAGGGCCGGGTCGTAGGCACCATTGCGCTGAAGGACATCGGCGACCGCGAGGCCGCCCTGCGCAAGATGTTCGTCGCTGCGCCCTACCGGGGCCGTGACCTGGGCGTGGCCGCCCGCCTGTTGGCCGCGCTGCTGGCGGCGGGCCGCCAGCGTGGGCTGCGGCGGATTTTTCTGGGCACGACGGCCAAGTTCCTGGCGGCGCATCGGTTTTACGAGAAGCACGGCTTCACGGAAGTAACACCGGACGCCCTCCCCGCCAGCTTTCCGCGGATGGTGGTGGATACGAAGTTTTATGTGATTGAGTTGGGGTGA
- the htpG gene encoding molecular chaperone HtpG, whose protein sequence is MNETVSSTPSETLGFQAEVKQLLHLMIHSLYSNKEIFLRELVSNASDACDKLRFEAIDNAALLEGDGELAITVDYDKAARTITISDNGIGLNRDEAVANLGTIARSGTKEFFSKLTGDKQKDAQLIGQFGVGFYSSFIVADKVTVITRRAGSPAEDAVRWESDGQGEFTIAAADKATRGSDVILHLRADEDELLSGHKLREILRRYSDHISLPIRMTKEEWDTEKGEQVKKDELETVNQANALWTRSKGDITDEQYQEFYKHVAHDYDDPLAWSHNRVEGRSEYTQLLYVPKHAPMDMWDRDGRRGVKLYVKRVFIMDDAEQLLPSYLRFVRGVIDSADLPLNVSREILQESRDVRAIREGSAKRILSLLEDMAENRKDDYVTFWNEFGQVLKEGTGEDQANLERIGKLLRFASTSGEGDTQSVSLADYVARMKEGQDKIYYVTGESYAAASNSPHLEIFRKRGIEVLLLWERVDEWMLSYLREFDGKSLVSVAKGGLDLDALANEEEKKRQADVQEEFKPLVERLKTSLGDKVAEVRVTSRLVDSPACIVVGQNDLSPNLLRMLKAAGQQAPDVKPTLEINPEHALVQRIRDAGEGDFGQWAELLLDQAMLAEGGQLADPAGFVKRLNALLLKTA, encoded by the coding sequence ATGAACGAAACCGTCTCCTCTACCCCCTCCGAAACCCTGGGCTTCCAGGCCGAGGTGAAGCAACTGCTGCACCTCATGATCCACTCGCTGTACAGCAACAAGGAAATCTTCCTGCGCGAGCTGGTCTCGAATGCCTCGGACGCCTGCGACAAACTGCGCTTCGAAGCCATCGACAACGCCGCCCTGCTGGAAGGCGACGGCGAACTGGCCATCACGGTGGACTATGACAAGGCCGCCCGCACGATCACGATCTCGGATAACGGCATCGGCCTGAACCGCGACGAAGCCGTCGCCAACCTGGGCACCATCGCCCGGTCCGGCACCAAGGAATTCTTCTCCAAACTCACCGGCGACAAGCAGAAGGACGCCCAACTGATCGGCCAGTTCGGCGTCGGTTTCTACTCGTCCTTCATCGTTGCCGACAAGGTTACGGTCATCACGCGCCGCGCCGGCTCCCCCGCCGAAGACGCCGTGCGCTGGGAATCCGACGGCCAAGGCGAATTCACCATCGCCGCCGCCGACAAGGCGACCCGCGGCTCCGACGTCATCCTGCATCTGCGCGCCGACGAAGACGAGCTGCTCAGCGGCCATAAGCTGCGCGAAATCCTGCGCCGCTACTCGGACCACATCTCCCTGCCCATCCGCATGACCAAGGAAGAATGGGACACGGAGAAGGGCGAACAGGTCAAGAAAGACGAGCTGGAAACCGTCAACCAGGCCAATGCGCTGTGGACGCGCTCCAAGGGCGACATCACCGACGAGCAGTACCAGGAGTTCTACAAGCACGTCGCCCACGACTACGACGATCCGCTGGCGTGGTCGCACAATCGCGTCGAAGGCCGCAGCGAATACACGCAACTGCTGTACGTCCCCAAGCATGCCCCCATGGACATGTGGGACCGCGACGGCCGCCGCGGCGTGAAGCTCTACGTGAAGCGCGTCTTCATCATGGACGACGCTGAACAACTGCTGCCGTCCTACCTGCGCTTCGTGCGTGGCGTGATCGACTCGGCCGACCTGCCGCTGAACGTCTCCCGCGAAATCCTGCAGGAAAGCCGTGACGTGCGCGCCATCCGCGAAGGCTCGGCCAAGCGCATCCTGTCGCTGCTCGAAGACATGGCGGAAAACCGCAAGGACGACTACGTCACCTTCTGGAACGAGTTCGGCCAGGTGCTGAAGGAAGGCACGGGCGAAGACCAGGCCAACCTGGAGCGCATCGGCAAGCTGCTGCGCTTTGCGTCCACCAGCGGTGAAGGCGACACGCAATCCGTGTCTCTGGCCGACTACGTGGCACGCATGAAGGAAGGCCAGGACAAGATCTACTACGTCACCGGCGAAAGCTACGCCGCCGCCAGCAACAGCCCGCATCTGGAAATCTTCCGCAAGAGGGGCATCGAGGTGCTGCTGCTGTGGGAACGTGTGGACGAGTGGATGTTGTCTTACCTGCGCGAGTTCGACGGCAAGTCGCTGGTCTCCGTGGCCAAGGGCGGCCTGGACCTGGACGCGCTGGCGAACGAGGAAGAAAAGAAGCGCCAGGCCGACGTGCAGGAAGAATTCAAGCCGCTGGTGGAACGTCTGAAGACGTCCCTGGGCGACAAGGTGGCCGAGGTGCGCGTGACGTCGCGCCTGGTCGACTCGCCGGCGTGCATCGTCGTCGGCCAGAACGACCTGAGCCCCAATCTGCTGCGCATGCTCAAGGCAGCGGGACAGCAGGCGCCCGACGTCAAGCCGACCCTGGAAATCAACCCGGAACACGCGCTGGTGCAACGCATCCGCGACGCGGGTGAAGGCGACTTCGGCCAGTGGGCCGAGCTGCTGCTCGACCAGGCCATGCTGGCTGAAGGCGGCCAGTTGGCCGACCCGGCCGGCTTCGTCAAACGCCTGAACGCGCTGTTGCTGAAGACGGCTTGA
- the ampD gene encoding 1,6-anhydro-N-acetylmuramyl-L-alanine amidase AmpD yields the protein MALQLDRHGWLKPGRGVTLTPSPNFNERPPGTVVSLLVIHNISLPPGEFGGPHVEGLFCNRLDYDADAWFDRLRGLRVAAHFFVRRDGTVQQFVATDKRAWHAGVSRLYEREGCNDFSLGVELEGTDVLPYTDEQYATLARLTSALKARYQLTHAWGHEHIAPGRKTDPGPAFDWPRFGATCGFLRRALPPG from the coding sequence ATGGCTTTGCAATTGGACCGACATGGCTGGCTCAAACCCGGACGCGGTGTCACGCTGACGCCCTCGCCTAATTTCAATGAGCGTCCTCCGGGGACGGTCGTCAGCCTGCTGGTCATACACAACATCAGCCTGCCGCCGGGTGAATTCGGCGGCCCGCATGTGGAAGGGCTGTTCTGCAATCGCCTGGATTACGACGCGGACGCCTGGTTCGACCGCCTGCGCGGCTTGCGTGTAGCCGCGCATTTCTTCGTCCGTCGCGACGGCACCGTCCAACAGTTCGTCGCCACCGACAAGCGGGCCTGGCATGCGGGCGTGTCGCGCCTGTATGAGCGCGAAGGCTGCAACGATTTTTCCCTGGGGGTCGAACTGGAAGGCACGGACGTGCTGCCCTATACCGACGAACAGTACGCGACGCTGGCGCGGCTGACGTCGGCCCTCAAGGCGCGGTATCAACTGACACATGCCTGGGGCCATGAACACATCGCGCCGGGCCGCAAGACCGATCCCGGACCGGCCTTCGACTGGCCGCGCTTCGGGGCCACGTGCGGGTTCTTGCGCAGGGCTTTGCCGCCTGGTTGA
- a CDS encoding PP0621 family protein: protein MGKMIFWFVIGLVVLTVARIAARAGARSAQQQAREQAGQRQAGNAGNAGNGGGGSAAGARRPGKPAAVRQSEQMVRCAHCGIHLPRSEAVLSAGETYCGQEHARLGAAQKT from the coding sequence GTGGGTAAGATGATTTTCTGGTTCGTCATCGGACTGGTCGTCCTGACGGTTGCGCGCATCGCCGCGCGGGCGGGCGCCCGCAGCGCGCAGCAGCAGGCGCGCGAGCAGGCCGGGCAGCGCCAGGCCGGCAACGCTGGCAACGCTGGCAACGGTGGTGGCGGCAGCGCCGCCGGCGCCCGCCGGCCAGGCAAGCCGGCGGCGGTGCGGCAATCTGAACAGATGGTGCGCTGTGCGCACTGCGGCATCCACCTGCCGCGTTCCGAAGCGGTACTCAGCGCGGGGGAAACGTATTGCGGGCAAGAACACGCCCGATTGGGCGCGGCCCAGAAAACCTGA
- a CDS encoding inner membrane protein YpjD codes for MSTGIVFHAAAAVAYAVLAGSLWRRLGTTTDVQKAGRINRLCLLGGLLLQGIALYQGILGGEALFVGWALALSAAVWLGMVIFWLESLLVRIDGLQLLLLPAATLTAALAALFPQGQVVPHAHNPWLRTHLVIALAAYGLMTVAALHAGLMALLDRHLHRPPSPAGQAGIVARVLDVQPPLLMQEYLLFRLISVGFTVLTLTVCTGAIASYELTGKLLPFDHKTVFTLLSWLTFGVLLLGRYLKGWRGRVALRWTLAGFALLILAYTGSRFVLEVILHRG; via the coding sequence ATGTCAACAGGCATTGTATTTCACGCGGCCGCCGCCGTCGCTTATGCGGTGTTGGCGGGGTCGCTATGGCGCCGACTGGGCACGACCACTGATGTGCAGAAGGCGGGCCGAATCAATCGCCTGTGCTTGCTGGGCGGCTTGCTGCTACAGGGTATCGCACTGTACCAGGGGATCCTGGGTGGCGAGGCGCTGTTCGTCGGTTGGGCTCTGGCGTTGTCGGCCGCCGTATGGCTGGGCATGGTGATCTTCTGGTTGGAAAGCCTGCTGGTGCGCATCGATGGCCTGCAATTGCTGCTGTTGCCCGCCGCCACGTTGACGGCCGCGCTGGCGGCGCTGTTTCCGCAAGGCCAGGTGGTGCCGCATGCGCATAATCCCTGGCTGCGTACCCATCTGGTGATTGCCCTGGCCGCCTACGGCCTGATGACCGTGGCCGCGCTGCATGCCGGCCTGATGGCCCTGCTGGATCGCCACCTGCATCGCCCGCCCAGCCCCGCGGGCCAGGCCGGCATCGTCGCGCGCGTGCTGGACGTGCAGCCGCCCCTGCTGATGCAGGAATACCTGCTCTTCCGGCTGATTTCGGTGGGTTTTACCGTGTTGACCCTGACGGTCTGCACGGGCGCCATCGCGTCATATGAATTGACCGGAAAATTGTTACCCTTCGATCACAAGACGGTGTTCACGCTGCTGTCCTGGCTGACCTTCGGCGTGCTGCTGCTGGGTCGCTATCTGAAGGGCTGGCGCGGGCGCGTGGCGCTGCGCTGGACCCTGGCCGGGTTCGCGCTGCTGATCCTGGCGTATACCGGCAGCCGGTTCGTGCTGGAAGTGATTTTGCATCGAGGTTGA